The Aliidiomarina minuta nucleotide sequence CCTTATTATTATGGCAACCCTGCCCTTTTTCTGTCCTTGCTTTGACATCCTTGCCAACATCCGTGCCACCAATAGCAATCCTTTTGCATGTAGCGCAATTCAGCCACATTGCTTTCTTTACATTGCAAAGGCTGCGCCAGTATTTAAAAACCGTTAAGTATCAATTACTTAAAATAAAAAGCGGCGATAAGGGGTTGTCTGAAGGCGCCAAAAATCATGCTTTGACGTCAACCGACGTCAGCTAAAATGTCATCACGCCATATAAAGAATACAGAATAACAGTCAAGAAAGCCGCGAGCAGTGCATAAGGCAACTGAGTTCTGACATGATCAATATGTTCAGTGCCTGCAGCAAGTGAAGCAATAATAGTGGTATCGCTAATAGGTGAGGAATGATCGCCGAAAATGCCCCCGGAAATAGCAGCAGCAATAAAGGGCGCTGGCGGAAGACCCAGAGACAATGCCAAAGGAATAGCCAGTGGCAACATAATAGCGAAAGTCCCCCAGCTGGATCCAATGGCAAAAGCAGTTATGGCTGACAGGATAAAAATAAGAGGTAGTAGCAGCCACAGGGGCATACTGCCATCCAGTAGTGAGGTTATGTAATCAGCGGTTCCCAGCATACGGGTCATATCACCCAGTGCCATCGCCAGCCATAAAATGACAGCCAAGGGTAGAATGCGGCGGGCGCCATTAAGCGCCGCTAAGGCAAGCACTGACCAGGAAGTCGACAGGGTCAGACGGCTGCTCAGGGTGGCGATCGTAAGAGCTAATAACACGGCGGTCAACACGCTGGTGGTGCCGGAGCCCTGCACTATGCTGCCACCGCCAGTCAACCAAAGCATGACCGGCACCATCACAATCATACTCAACAGGCTCAGACCTACGCCTCGTGCAGCACCGCTGTTATAACTAACCGCCTGTTGTTGTTCAGGTAATGACTGTGGCACAGCGCGCGCATCTGCTTTACGCATGGGGCCAAAACTCCAGCCACTCCAGGCCACCCAAAGCGCCAGCAATAAAGCCAGTATGGCGTAAAAGTTAAATAACAGAGACTGCGCAAAAGTGAGTAGCGGATTGGCAATATCCTGAGCACTGATAAGGCCCAGATTAAAAGCGCCCCAGGCATTCAACGGAATCAGAATACAGATTGGCGCGCAGGTAGAATCGATAATATAGGCCAGTTTTTCGCGCGACACGCCAAGGCGGTCATACAAAGGCCGTGATGTGGTGCCTGAAGTCATAATAGACACGTTTGACTCTATAAATACTACAACCCCAAGCAGCCAGGTGAACATGCGTGCTTTGCGGGGACTGTCAGCTAATTGTCGTTTTTCCAGAGCGCGTACAAAATGGGCAAAACTACCACCTCGTTCCAGTACGCCAAAAAGGGCCCCTATAGCGAGCGTAAAAGCCCATATTTGCAGGTTTGTGGTGTCCACCAGTGTGGTGGACAGCGAAATGACAGAACCAAGGGCGGCGCCCAGTATATCCGGCGAATGATACAGCCCATTGGCCAGTAACACGCCGCCCAGCAACGCCAGAATCACCCGCCGCGTCGCGATTGCAAATGCAATAGCTAACAGCGAAGGTAACAGACTTAACCAGCTACCCTCAATTGACATTATGTTTTCCATGCAGAAAAAAGACTGCTTGAACCTGTGAATTCATTGTCTTAAATACCTATTATTTCAGTCATCACACGATTACGCCCAGCCTCTTTGGCCTGATACAACATCGCATCGCTGCGTTTAAATAAAGAATCAAAATCAGTAGCCGGGCCCGCCACCCCAAAAGTCGCAGCTACCCGCACCCAACTATTCTCGGACGGTACCTGGATGTCTTCTAATTTAGCATGGATGCGCTGCGCGCAGCTCTCTGCATCAAGCAGGGTAACAGCCGGCAAGATAATAATAAATTCGTCACCACCGCTACGAATGGCTAAGTCAATATCCCGTATTGAATCCGTAATGGTTTGCGCAACTCGCTGTATAACTTGATCTCCAATATCATGACCATGACTGTCGTTAATAGTTTTAAAGAGATCAATATCCATCACGATCATGCACATATGCCTTTTATCCCGCTCGAGTACATTCACATGTTGGCCAAGCTTTTCTTCCAGCACCCGGCGGTTATAAAGCCCTGTCATAGGGTCAGTTAATGCCTGCTGTTCACGCTGCTCAATCAGATTAAAAATATAGAGGGTGTAAATGCCACCAAACATAGCTACAAAGCCAAGATTTTGAGCAATAACGAAGGTGAAACCATAAACTATTGGCTCTCTCGCTATCTGATCAATGATCAGCGTTACCAGATACGCCAATGTGGTAGTAATCAGCGAGGCCAAAAACAGACGATAACGCTTGCCATCTCTCGGCATGTAACGGAAAAAACTGAACACAGCCAAGAATAAAATGGCGCAGATATTCAAATAAAGAATACCTCGCATAGGCGCGTAATCGGTCTGTTCTGTCAGCGTTATCCAGGCCGCCAGACCGGTACCGATAATGACGGAGTGGGCCAGAGCCAGTGGACTTTTTAAAACGAATACGGGTTTGGTATAAAGGCTTCGTACGCCAAAATAAAGACTGTAGCAGGAGAGCAGAATAAGGCTGGAGTTAATCAATCCAGCTACAAAAGCACCTGCATTGCTATTTTGCATTACGGTGATAAAAAACATGCCGGTGGCAAGGAAGGCGAGCACATAAAAAGCAATGAAATTTTGCAGTGCAATCCGACTCTCGAATCTATCAGGTTTAGGAATGCTATATAAGTAAAGTGCGCATATCAGGCTAATGGCCAGGCTTAAGAACGTTGAGAAAAATCCAATATTCATCTGCAATCCAAATGTAGTGCGGCACACCATTTAGGTATGCCGCGGCTAATCGCTAGTCACTCAACCAATGGAGCAGAGACTATTCCCATTCAATAGTTGCCGGCGGTTTACCAGAAATATCATAAACAACGCGGGAGATGCCACTGATTTCATTGATAATGCGGTTAGACACCCGTTCCAGTAATTCATACGGCAGGTGGGCCCAGCGCGCTGTCATGAAGTCTATGGTTTCTACAGCCCGAACGGCAATCACCCAGTCGTATTTACGGGCATCGCCCATAACACCCACCGAGCGCACCGGCAGGAACACAGCAAAGGCCTGACTGACTTTGTCGTACCAACCTGAGTTACGTAGCTCTTCAATGAAAATCGCATCGGCACGGCGCAGCAGGTCGCAATATTCTTTTTTCACCTCCGCCAGCACACGTACGCCCAAACCAGGACCAGGGAACGGATGGCGGTACAACATGTCGTACGGCAAACCCAGTTCGAGACCGATTTTGCGCACTTCGTCTTTGAATAACTCACGTAACGGCTCAACCAGTGACATTTTCATGTCCGCAGGCAAACCGCCCACATTATGGTGCGACTTGATCACGTGAGCTTTGCCGGTTTTAGAACCTGCTGATTCAATGACATCCGGATAAATGGTGCCCTGGGCTAACCAGCTGACATCTTTAATCTGGCTGGCCTGCTCGTCAAATACTTCAATAAACACCCGGCCAATGGCTTTACGTTTCAACTCCGGGTCGGTAACGTCGGCGAGTTGGTCAAGGAAGCGGTCTTCGGCATCGACACGAATAATATTGAGGCCAAAATGGTCGCCAAACATTTCTATGACCTGATCGCCTTCGTTCAAACGCAACAGGCCGTTATCTACAAATACACAGGTCAACTGAGTGCCAATGGCTTTGTGCAGCAACATCGCAGTGACCGAAGAATCAACACCACCGGATAAGCCCAGAATGACTTTGTCTTTGCCGACCTGTTCACGAATCCGTTCAATCGCATCATCAATAATAGTCGCTGGCGTCCATAGTTTTTCACAACCACAGATGTCATAGACAAAATGCTCTAGCATGCGCAGCCCCTGACGGGTATGGGTCACTTCCGGGTGGAACTGGATACCGTAAAAATGACGTTCAGTGTCGGCCATAGCCGCATGCGGGCAGGTTTTAGTGCGCGCGACTGTGGCAAAACCGGCCGGAATTTCAATTACCTTATCACCATGACTCATCCACACATCAAGCAGCGGCTTGCCGTCTTCACTGACCGCATCTTCGATGTTTTTGAACAGCTCACTTTCTCTGACACGCTCAACCTGCGCATAACCAAACTCACGTTCGTCGGAACCTAATACTTTGCCACCGAGCTGAGCCGCCATAGTCTGCATGCCATAACAGACACCAAGCACAGGCACACCCGCTTCAAACACGTAATCTGGAGCTCGGGGTGAACCGGGTTCAGGTACGCTCTCCGGACCGCCGGAAAGTATAATGCCCTGCGGATTAAAAGCTTTAATATCTTCAGCATCGACGTCCCAGGCCCAGAGTTCACAATACACGCCAATTTCACGAATGCGACGCGCGATAAGCTGCGTGTACTGTGAACCAAAATCGAGGATAAGAATGCGGTGTTGATGAATATCAGTGGTCATGTGTTCTCTCGTTTTAATTTCATTTCGGGCAGGCGCGGCCTGCCATCAGATGTAGCGTGGCGGCAGGCAAAGCCTGCCCTACGATTTTCAGATATCGCGCAGAAGCGAGCGTGCGATTTTAACCTAAACGATAGTTCGGTGCTTCTTTGGTAATTTGCACATCATGCACATGGGATTCACCCATACCTGCCGAAGTCACCCGAACAAACTGCGGTTTAGTACGTAACGTCTGTATATCAGCGGAACCGGTAAGCCCCATTGCCGAGCGTAAACCGCCCATTTGCTGATGGATAATAGTGGCCATAGGGCCTTTATAAGCAACCCGACCTTCAATGCCCTCAGGAACCAGTTTTTCCGCCTGATTGCTGCTCTGGAAATAGCGGTCTGACGAGCCATGGCTCTGATTCATAGCGCCCAGGCTCCCCATACCACGGTAGGACTTGTAATAACGTCCCTGGTAGAGTTCGACTTCACCTGGCGATTCTTCGGTCCCAGCCAGCATGCTGCCTACCATCACACAACTAGCGCCGGCAGCTATAGCTTTGGCGATATCACCAGAGAAACGTATGCCACCATCGGCAATAACTGGAATATCACGGTCCTGCAGAGCTTCAACGGCATCCGCAATAGCCGTGATTTGCGGAACACCGCAGCCGGTCACAATACGGGTGGTACAAATAGAACCCGGACCAATACCGACTTTAACACCATCCACACCGGCGTCTGCCAGCGCGATAGCGCCATCTTTAGTGGCCACATTGCCAGCAATAATCTGGATATCAGGGAAGTTCTTGCGTACCCAGCGAACCCGTTCGAGAACACCTTCCGAATGGCCATGGGAAGTATCGATTAAAATAATGTCAACGCCGACATCCACCAAAGCGGCAACCCGTTCTTCGGTACCAGCACCCACACCAACGGCGGCGCCGACACGCAGACGGCCCTGCTCGTCTTTACAGGCGATAGGTTTATTCGCTGCTTTTTCAAAATCTTTCAGCGTAATCATGCCCAGCAGGCTATGGTCGTCGTTCACCACCAGAATTTTTTCAATGCGATGCTGATGCATTAAGGCCAGGATTTGTTCACTTTTGGCATTACTTTTAACAGTGACGAGGCGCTCTTCAGGGGTCATCACATCAGACACATTCTTGTGATTATCATCTTCAAAACGAGTATCGCGGCCGGTTACAATACCCACAAGGCGGTTGCCTTTGACCACAGGAAATCCCTGAAAACCATGTTCGGCAGCCAGTGCTTTAACCTGCTGAATGGTCATATCGGGAGTTACGGTCACGGGGTCAGAAACAATGCCGCTTTCGTATTTTTTCACTTTGCGCACATGAGCAGCCTGTTCGCTGATACTCATATTTTTATGAATGAAACCAATACCGCCTTCCTGCGCCAGAGCAATGGCAAGGTTGGCTTCGGTCACAGTATCCATGGCAGAGGACACCATAGGGATGTTGAGCTCAATGCTGCGCGTTAAGCGTGTTCTTAAGTCAGCAGTATGAGGAAGTACAGTCGAGTGACCAGGGACGAGTAAAACGTCGTCAAAAGTCAGGGCTTCTTGAGCAATTCTTAGCATAGCAACATCTCTCTAATGACAGGAAGGAGCGGGATCAATGTTGCGGCGGTATTTTACTCATCTCGCCGCCTCCAGTAAACTAGTTTTTTATTTTTATCAGCAGGCAGGCTTATTTGTGTTTAATTCAACACCCCCGGATTCCGGCAGCCAGACCATATACAGCGTATCTAAACTCAACGTAGCGGTGCGTAGATTGCTGGAAGGTCACTTTGGCCAAATCTGGTTAGTGGGCGAAGTTTCCAATTTTTCTGCACCGGCTTCCGGTCACTGGTACTTTACGCTGAAAGATGAACGCGCTCAGGTGCGCTGCGCCATGTTCAAAAACGCCAATCGTAACGTACAAATTCCAGTAGCGTCCGGTAAACAGGTACTGGTACGCGCTAAACCTGCTCTTTACGAACCCCGTGGTGATTACCAGTTAATTGTTGAACATCTGGAAGATGCCGGCGTTGGATTACTGCAGCAGCAGTTTGAAGCCTTAAAAACGAAACTGGCGGCAGAAGGTTTATTTGCCAGTGAACATAAACGGGCGCTGCCAGAGCAGATTCGCAAGGTAGGCATTATCACCTCTCCCACTGGCGCCGCCTTGCATGATGTATTGTCCGTACTGGCACGCCGCGACCCTTCTGTTGAAGTTATTGTCTACCCCACCCAGGTACAGGGCGAGAATGCCCCTGGGCAGCTGCTGATGGCACTCAACGATGCCAACCGGCGTAATGAGGTGGATGTACTACTACTGACCCGTGGCGGTGGCTCTCTGGAAGATCTATGGTGCTTTAACGACGAAACCCTGGCCCGTGCTGTATTTACCAGCCGCCTACCCGTAGTCGCAGCGGTTGGCCATGAGGTGGATTTCTCCATCGCAGACTTTGTCGCTGACTTACGGGCCGCCACTCCATCGGCTGCAGCTGAACTGGTCAGTCGTGATCGCAGTCACCTGCGCCAGCAACAACAGCAAATGGCGCAACGTCTGTGGCGCGCATGGCGCAGTTATCTGCAACAGCTGCAACAGCAACAAAGTTATTTGCAACAACGCTTACAACCACTGCATCCACAACAACAGTTGCAGCAGCAACAACAACGCCTGGATGATAACCGGCTGCGCCTGCAACAGAGCTGGCAACGGGCATTGACGCTTAAGCAGCAGCACCAGCAAAATCTGCAGCAACGCCTGTGGCAAAAACAGCCAGGCAAAGACGTGCAGCGACTGGATGAGAAGTTACAGGGCCTGATACAGCGCCAGCAACGTGCTATGACCCAGTTACTGCAGCAAAAACAACAACAGGCGGCCCGTCATGCGCATGCACTGCAACTCGTCAGTCCCTTAGAAACTCTGAGTCGGGGATACAGCATCAGCTTTACCGAATCAGGCGAGGTGATCAAAAGCGCCGGGCAAGTAAAACCCGGCGCTACTATCCGTAACAAACTGGCGGATGGCGAACTGCTAAGTCAGGTGATCAGCAGCTCGTCAGAGAAAAATTAATGCTGCTCGTTATCTGTCGCAGTATTTTTTGCCGCATTTTTGTCACTCAGAACTGACTGAATACGTATTGGCCCTTCATCGCTGCCCGCCTGATGCAAATGCACGTCCATCTGCGGAAAGGGAATGCCAATACCGTTTTCATCCAGGCGGATTTTGATTTTTTCCATCATATCCCAATACACCGGCCAGTAATCAGCGCTATCCACCCAGGGCCGCACAATCAGGTTAACCGAAGAATCGCCCAGCTCAGTCACCGCCACTCTTGGTTCGGGATCCGGCAATACACGCTCATCTTCGTTAATAACCTGCATCAGTACTTCTTTGGTTTTCTTCAGGTCCGCGGCATAAGACACCCCAATAACCATATCAACCCGCCGGGTTGGCTGCCGGGAGTAATTAGTGATGGGGCTATTGGTAATTTGCGAATTCGGCACTGTCACTACCTTATTATCCGGTGTTTTCAATACCGTGTTAAAAAGCTCAATACTCAGTACTGTGCCCGCAATATTGCCCGCTTCTACATAGTCACCGGAATAAAAAGGCCGGTAAATCATAATCAACACACCAGACGCAAAGTTAGATAGTGAACCTTGTAAAGCCAGGCCTACGGCTAAACCCGCCGCACCCAGAATGGCGATAAAAGAGGTGGTCTGAATGCCAACGTGAGACAACGCCATCAACAAGGCAGCTACTACGATAATGGTACGCAGTATACCGACCAGGAAGGATACTACGGCATTGTCTATCTGGCTCTTATCCAGACGCCGTATCATGGTGCGGCCAATGGCCTTTGAAATCACAAAACCACCAACAATGATCATCAGGGCAATAAGCAGGCGGCCCACATAATAAAAAATACCGGCCTGATTTTCCTGAAACCAGAGAATCACATCATTCATGAAAAATCCTTATAAAATCTGAGTATGAATATCAGCTTACCCGAAGACGAAAGCCATGCAAGTCAGGACATGATTAGAAGGTAAAGTTTAAACGTTGAGTCTGACGTGCTTCAGGCGGTAAAACGTCCATCAGGTTACGAATGGCTCTGGGTGCTTCCGGCGGAGGATTAATACTGAATTCAGCGCGTGCACCCTGCGCCCAGATTTCCGCATCTGCGGTTAAACCCAGTCGGTTAGCATCGTCTAACAGCGCTATAATACGCCCATTTTCACAGTTCAGATCAGCATTGAAGTCACCCAGTTCTTCCCAGTTACGTCCTATTTGCAGGGCGGCATTGTTAACCTGTACCTGACCATTGAGTTCACTGCACAGCGGCTGCCCCCATTGATAGTGAGTGAGGTTCAGGGAGAACTCCCCCTGCAGCGCAAAGGGGCTGGGCACCGGGCTCAAAGTCGCCAAATCAGCCACTCGCCCATGCAGATTAAGGGCTTCAACTGCAAGCGTGGAAGAACTCATACGCAGCTCTCCCTGACCGGTTATTATATTGTCCGGGTGATCACCAATGTGAAGTGACACCTGAGCGCGCCCCACCACCAGTGCGAGCGGACTCAAACGCCAGTCTATCTCGCGCAGGGTGATATCCTGCACACGTAAGGTACCGATTTGTCCTGACCATATACTGCCCGACACAGCGCCCCATTCGACTTCAGCTGGCGGCTGTACAAACTGCAGCACAAAACGTGCGGGTAACAATACCACCAGAGCCACCAGATAGATAAATACCAGTAACCCAATAATGCCCCATTTATTCACTAACCAGCCCTCACTTGCAAACGGCGTACACGCACCACGCCCGCTTCATCGGTTTCCGCCAAATCCATCACATCGATCTGCACCTGCCGCTCAGCAAGAGCGGCAAGAAACTCCAGAAAATCATCAAAGTCAGCCTCATTAAAAACTATCAGCAGCGCTTCACCCTGAGGCTGTATACGCGATATCTCCAGCTCCAGTTCGGAACTGACCTGGTTGATGTACTGAGTTAACTGATTGCTGCTCAGCGCATTAACCTGGGGCGTATCCTGTTCCCGTAACTGCTTCACCCGCTGTGTATTTTCGCTGACCCAGCGCAATGTTTCCTGTTGTACCGCCACACTGCGTTCAGTCTGTTCAATGCCTTGCTGTAACGGTTGCCACACCACAAACCAGAAGAAAGCGATAATCAGTACCAGGCTCAGTCCTGCCAGCAGTCGCTGTTCGCGAGTCTCGCGTTGATTCCACCAATGCAAGGCGCGGGTTCTGTAGGCCTGTATATGCTTTTTCATGAGCCACTCCGTATAATTAGCGTTCCTGCTATCTGCCCGCTGCGACTGGTCAATTGCCCCTGTTCGATATCCAATTGCTGTTCCCGGGCCAGTTCCTGAAAACGCTCAAAAGCGAGAAAATTCTCGGCATTTGCCTGCACTCTGAGTTCATTGCGGTTGCGGTCAAACTGTAACAGCGTAACTTCCAGTTCGCTGGCATCAAAAGCCGGAGCCAATTGCTGCAATAGCCGCAACACATCACTACGACCACCGCCACCCTGCAGTTGCTCCAGATGCCGGGTAAGCTGAGCCCGCACATTCACTATCCGGGTCTCATCCGGAAATGCATCGCGATAAGTCTGCTCAATAGCAGCGGTCAACTGGCTGTGCTGTTGCTGTAATTGCAACCGGTAAAGCCCCTTTTCAGCAAAAACCAAAGTAAGTAACACTGCGGCCGCAATAGCTGGCCAGCGCCAGATTGACCACTGGTTGTTTTTTTTCTGACGCCCTTTAAAGTCGCCTTGCATGAGGTCAATACAACCGGCTGCGGGTATATTCAAAGCCAGTGATAAAGGGTTGGTTTCCTCAGCTGACACCAGTTCAGACGGAGCGTGCGGCCATTCTACCTCGCCCCAGCAGCGTATACGCTGCGGTGGTTCCAGTTCATCACTAAAAAGCCCAGCCAGCTCGGCAAAAAGACCGGCTTCGATAGCAAAACCACGCCATTTTTCATGTCGCACGATAATATCATCGTCAATGCGCACCGCACTCCATTCGTCTTGAGTCATCGGTAGCATATAAAGATCGGGAATAATTTCCTGGTATTCAAGACCGGCTTCATGCAGCCAGCTCTGCCACTCTGCAATTTGTTTTTTAGCCACTACCGCTACCGGTAAAGGGGCATCTTTTTGGGCAGGAATACGCCAGCAAAAATGTAATTCAGCAATATCCTGCGCCAGCTCTTCTTCCAGTGCGTAAGGTACTACCTGCGCCAGATGTCGGCGCGAACCAGGGGGGAGCTGTAAAGTATGAAAAGCAATTTCAGTACTGGCGCAAAGTACCAATAGGCGGGCTCCCTGACTGACACTTCTTAGTTGCCCAAGCTCCGCTGCCGATTCCAGGGTACCGCTTTGTAGCTCAGCGTTGTTGTGGTGGTCCCATAACAACCAGGGCACATTGCGCTGATATTGTCCGGCTAAGCGTATTATTAAAGTTTTAGTCATTCCAGTCATATCCTCGCCGTGAGCGATGCAGGGTCCTTGCTTCGCCTTCTCTTACCTGCAGCTTAGAAACGGCGAAAAATTCTATCTCACCATACTGAATTGCTGCACGTAATTCAAAATACTCACTCGTTACACTCAACATATCGCTACCTGGTGGTGCATTGGTTGAGTTTGGATCAATCGCCTGTATTTCAGGCTGGTCTATCACTTCGTCGGTAGCCGCAAAACCATCATCGGGACGAGCTGCCAACACATTAGCGGCACTTTGTACGTCCAGACGACCACCAAACACAGCACTTAATAACTCAGGTTGTTCCGCGTCAATGGTATTAATATTGGGCTGCCACTCAGCCACTCCGGGAATCACACACACATAGGGTCTGATCACTTCGTAAACTTCGCGTGTATAGCCCTGAATCTGACGTAAGTCAGAAACATGATTAAGCAACGCATTGGCGGCCTGATAAGGCCGCGGCAAAGATTCATAATCCGCATCCTCAGCTCCGTACTGATTGATCAATTGATTATCCTCATCCAGCCAGTCAGTCAGTGTAGCCGCCAGTCTTCGGCTTGTGTACTCATCAAACTCCAGAGCTTCAAGCAAAGCACGATAACTTTCATCTATTAATTCGTAAGTCGCGGTGTCGTTCGGGTCACGAAACATAGCATTCAGATTAAAACAGCTCTGCAGGTCATACACAGTACCTGCTATATATCCGCCCTCTACCGGGTAAGGTCCCTGCTGAGTCGCCCAGTTCTGATTCAGATGTATGGTTTCATCTTCTTCCTGCTCGGCCAGTAATACCTGACGCACCAGTTCTTCGGCACTTAACCAGTGCCAATAGGCTTGTTCTGACTGCTGCACTGCCATCACGCGGTCAATCTGGCCTTTCAGCCGACCCCCCATGCTGACCGCAATAACAGCCACCAGTGCTATTACCAGCAATACCATGACCAGAGCGACGCCCCGTTGTCGTGCACAAATACTCATGGTGTTGCTGCCTCCAACTGTGCCTTACCCGAGGTCAGAAACAGGCGCTCAATATAGCCATACTCTTCCAGAGTAATTTGCACTACAACGATTTGCGGTAGTTCACCGGGCCTGTTCCAGGTATTTATACTTTCACCGTCATGCAAATAAGCTATCCGGAAATCCTCTACCCCATGCAGTAAATCCTGCACATAAGGACGCGCGCTAACATCATCAACATAGGTATTATAAATACGCTGAAGCACATTATCGCGTACCCTGTATAAAACTGGTTGTAAAGTAGAACGAGGTAGCTGTGCATTGGGATTGCTCCAGCCCGCCCTGACAAAAGCCAGTCCGTCCATATCGCTATCCAGAGTACGGCCGTCTGAGAGCACAAATATATCACGCTGCTCCTGCGGCACTGCACGTACCGGGCGTCTCACCATCTGGCGTACATCCCGTTCCAGCATTAACATGGCAAACTGCACTTCATTAAGTGCCTGCTGTCGTTCTTTACTGCGCGCATCGCTGTCAGTCATCTGACTCAGCACCGTATAACTGGCCAGGCCGATCAATGCAAAAATGAGCATAGCTACCAGCAACTCCACCAGCGTGAAACCTCTAGTTCTCATCGTCGCCCCACGAAGCCGCTTAAGCGAGACTCTTCCGGCCCATCTTCACTACTGCGCACGATAATAGTCACTTCGCGTAAATCGCTGGTCACCGTTTCCACCACCTGCTGTTCCCAATACCAGGTACGGTTAGCCAACTCAGCGCTACCGGATTGCTCGTTCTGCGGAGGCCAACGATCGCTGTAATGAACTTCGGCCATGCGGTTGGCAGCCACCATAGTGGCAAAGGTACGCTGCTCCAGGTAACCAATACTACGCAAGTGCTCACTGGACACCTGCAACGCCGCCAGCGCAGCCATGGCGAAGATGCTCATAGCCAGCATTACTTCAATCAGGGTAAAACCTTTATCTTTCATGGCTCTTCCGTCACCAGCAGGGTATGCAGACCATCATTGCCATCAACCCAGTAGGAATAGCCTTGAAAAAGCGGATGAAAGGCAACCTGAAACGGTATGAAATCGGTACTTTCAAATATCAATAAACCTGGCTGAGGTCTGTCTTCATCGCGATCACGATCACCT carries:
- a CDS encoding mechanosensitive ion channel family protein — translated: MNDVILWFQENQAGIFYYVGRLLIALMIIVGGFVISKAIGRTMIRRLDKSQIDNAVVSFLVGILRTIIVVAALLMALSHVGIQTTSFIAILGAAGLAVGLALQGSLSNFASGVLIMIYRPFYSGDYVEAGNIAGTVLSIELFNTVLKTPDNKVVTVPNSQITNSPITNYSRQPTRRVDMVIGVSYAADLKKTKEVLMQVINEDERVLPDPEPRVAVTELGDSSVNLIVRPWVDSADYWPVYWDMMEKIKIRLDENGIGIPFPQMDVHLHQAGSDEGPIRIQSVLSDKNAAKNTATDNEQH
- the xseA gene encoding exodeoxyribonuclease VII large subunit, with product MFNSTPPDSGSQTIYSVSKLNVAVRRLLEGHFGQIWLVGEVSNFSAPASGHWYFTLKDERAQVRCAMFKNANRNVQIPVASGKQVLVRAKPALYEPRGDYQLIVEHLEDAGVGLLQQQFEALKTKLAAEGLFASEHKRALPEQIRKVGIITSPTGAALHDVLSVLARRDPSVEVIVYPTQVQGENAPGQLLMALNDANRRNEVDVLLLTRGGGSLEDLWCFNDETLARAVFTSRLPVVAAVGHEVDFSIADFVADLRAATPSAAAELVSRDRSHLRQQQQQMAQRLWRAWRSYLQQLQQQQSYLQQRLQPLHPQQQLQQQQQRLDDNRLRLQQSWQRALTLKQQHQQNLQQRLWQKQPGKDVQRLDEKLQGLIQRQQRAMTQLLQQKQQQAARHAHALQLVSPLETLSRGYSISFTESGEVIKSAGQVKPGATIRNKLADGELLSQVISSSSEKN
- the guaB gene encoding IMP dehydrogenase, whose amino-acid sequence is MLRIAQEALTFDDVLLVPGHSTVLPHTADLRTRLTRSIELNIPMVSSAMDTVTEANLAIALAQEGGIGFIHKNMSISEQAAHVRKVKKYESGIVSDPVTVTPDMTIQQVKALAAEHGFQGFPVVKGNRLVGIVTGRDTRFEDDNHKNVSDVMTPEERLVTVKSNAKSEQILALMHQHRIEKILVVNDDHSLLGMITLKDFEKAANKPIACKDEQGRLRVGAAVGVGAGTEERVAALVDVGVDIILIDTSHGHSEGVLERVRWVRKNFPDIQIIAGNVATKDGAIALADAGVDGVKVGIGPGSICTTRIVTGCGVPQITAIADAVEALQDRDIPVIADGGIRFSGDIAKAIAAGASCVMVGSMLAGTEESPGEVELYQGRYYKSYRGMGSLGAMNQSHGSSDRYFQSSNQAEKLVPEGIEGRVAYKGPMATIIHQQMGGLRSAMGLTGSADIQTLRTKPQFVRVTSAGMGESHVHDVQITKEAPNYRLG
- a CDS encoding Na+/H+ antiporter NhaC family protein, with the protein product MSIEGSWLSLLPSLLAIAFAIATRRVILALLGGVLLANGLYHSPDILGAALGSVISLSTTLVDTTNLQIWAFTLAIGALFGVLERGGSFAHFVRALEKRQLADSPRKARMFTWLLGVVVFIESNVSIMTSGTTSRPLYDRLGVSREKLAYIIDSTCAPICILIPLNAWGAFNLGLISAQDIANPLLTFAQSLLFNFYAILALLLALWVAWSGWSFGPMRKADARAVPQSLPEQQQAVSYNSGAARGVGLSLLSMIVMVPVMLWLTGGGSIVQGSGTTSVLTAVLLALTIATLSSRLTLSTSWSVLALAALNGARRILPLAVILWLAMALGDMTRMLGTADYITSLLDGSMPLWLLLPLIFILSAITAFAIGSSWGTFAIMLPLAIPLALSLGLPPAPFIAAAISGGIFGDHSSPISDTTIIASLAAGTEHIDHVRTQLPYALLAAFLTVILYSLYGVMTF
- a CDS encoding GGDEF domain-containing protein translates to MNIGFFSTFLSLAISLICALYLYSIPKPDRFESRIALQNFIAFYVLAFLATGMFFITVMQNSNAGAFVAGLINSSLILLSCYSLYFGVRSLYTKPVFVLKSPLALAHSVIIGTGLAAWITLTEQTDYAPMRGILYLNICAILFLAVFSFFRYMPRDGKRYRLFLASLITTTLAYLVTLIIDQIAREPIVYGFTFVIAQNLGFVAMFGGIYTLYIFNLIEQREQQALTDPMTGLYNRRVLEEKLGQHVNVLERDKRHMCMIVMDIDLFKTINDSHGHDIGDQVIQRVAQTITDSIRDIDLAIRSGGDEFIIILPAVTLLDAESCAQRIHAKLEDIQVPSENSWVRVAATFGVAGPATDFDSLFKRSDAMLYQAKEAGRNRVMTEIIGI
- the guaA gene encoding glutamine-hydrolyzing GMP synthase codes for the protein MTTDIHQHRILILDFGSQYTQLIARRIREIGVYCELWAWDVDAEDIKAFNPQGIILSGGPESVPEPGSPRAPDYVFEAGVPVLGVCYGMQTMAAQLGGKVLGSDEREFGYAQVERVRESELFKNIEDAVSEDGKPLLDVWMSHGDKVIEIPAGFATVARTKTCPHAAMADTERHFYGIQFHPEVTHTRQGLRMLEHFVYDICGCEKLWTPATIIDDAIERIREQVGKDKVILGLSGGVDSSVTAMLLHKAIGTQLTCVFVDNGLLRLNEGDQVIEMFGDHFGLNIIRVDAEDRFLDQLADVTDPELKRKAIGRVFIEVFDEQASQIKDVSWLAQGTIYPDVIESAGSKTGKAHVIKSHHNVGGLPADMKMSLVEPLRELFKDEVRKIGLELGLPYDMLYRHPFPGPGLGVRVLAEVKKEYCDLLRRADAIFIEELRNSGWYDKVSQAFAVFLPVRSVGVMGDARKYDWVIAVRAVETIDFMTARWAHLPYELLERVSNRIINEISGISRVVYDISGKPPATIEWE